The following coding sequences are from one Arcobacter nitrofigilis DSM 7299 window:
- a CDS encoding TIGR00282 family metallophosphoesterase: MKIAFIGDIVGRPGRKIIEQNLKKLRAKYEIDFVIANGENASHGFGLTVKNANELFKVGVDLITGGNHSFDKKQEMINLVTTQNVLRPANFPEAMPGVGHMVFDVAGEKLAVINLMGNFAMPICDNPFNKATEIMEELEEQNIKNIFIDFHGEATSEKRVMAMMFNGKVSGICGTHTHVGTDDLQIVDGTTYLSDIGLTGCRDNVIGMDAKNPIDKATTGLGGHFTISSSCKSILQVLVMDLEDGKSKDAFKIKILCDKDEEIITKAFFE; encoded by the coding sequence TTGAAAATAGCATTTATTGGTGATATAGTTGGTAGACCAGGAAGAAAAATAATAGAACAAAATTTAAAAAAACTAAGAGCAAAATATGAAATAGATTTTGTAATTGCAAATGGTGAAAATGCAAGTCATGGTTTTGGACTAACAGTTAAAAATGCCAATGAACTATTTAAAGTGGGAGTTGATTTAATTACAGGAGGGAATCACTCTTTTGATAAAAAACAAGAGATGATAAATCTAGTAACAACTCAAAATGTACTTAGACCAGCAAACTTTCCTGAAGCAATGCCAGGTGTTGGACATATGGTATTTGATGTTGCTGGTGAAAAACTTGCAGTTATAAATTTAATGGGAAATTTTGCAATGCCAATTTGTGATAATCCTTTCAATAAAGCAACAGAAATTATGGAAGAACTCGAAGAACAAAATATCAAAAATATTTTTATAGATTTTCATGGTGAGGCTACAAGTGAAAAAAGAGTCATGGCTATGATGTTTAATGGAAAAGTGAGTGGTATTTGTGGAACTCACACTCATGTGGGAACTGATGATTTACAAATAGTTGATGGAACTACATATTTAAGTGATATTGGATTAACTGGTTGCAGAGACAATGTCATAGGAATGGATGCAAAAAATCCAATAGATAAAGCAACAACTGGTTTAGGTGGGCATTTTACTATTTCAAGCTCATGCAAATCTATTTTACAAGTTCTTGTAATGGATTTAGAAGATGGTAAATCAAAAGATGCTTTTAAAATAAAAATATTATGTGATAAAGATGAAGAGATAATTACAAAGGCATTTTTTGAATAG
- a CDS encoding 3-methyladenine DNA glycosylase: MNSILNSFDLYIFLNEKNLIDSKYKYWWPTNSDFEVFIGAILTQNTKWTNVEKSLENLRKLQLFDLEKLSTVDTDVLISAITPSGFKNQKSVRIKKICENILEEFGDFETFKQNVCRDWLLSQKGIGAETCDAILCYACHKEEMVVDSYTNRLVKTFGYEFESYDDLKAWLEYGINENFDKIESLYDYDISLNMIYCRFHGKIVEFMKNQKKS, encoded by the coding sequence TTGAATAGTATTTTAAACTCATTTGATTTATATATTTTTTTAAATGAAAAAAATTTAATAGATTCAAAGTATAAATACTGGTGGCCAACAAACAGTGATTTTGAAGTTTTTATAGGCGCAATTTTAACTCAAAATACAAAATGGACAAATGTAGAAAAGTCCTTAGAAAACCTAAGAAAACTACAACTTTTTGATTTAGAAAAACTTTCAACAGTTGATACAGATGTTTTAATATCTGCAATTACTCCAAGTGGTTTTAAAAATCAGAAGTCAGTAAGAATCAAAAAAATATGTGAAAATATACTTGAAGAGTTTGGAGATTTTGAAACTTTTAAACAAAATGTATGTAGAGATTGGTTACTTTCTCAAAAGGGAATTGGGGCAGAAACTTGTGATGCAATTTTGTGTTATGCTTGTCATAAAGAAGAGATGGTTGTTGATTCTTACACCAATAGACTAGTCAAAACTTTTGGATATGAGTTTGAAAGTTATGATGATCTTAAAGCTTGGTTAGAATATGGAATTAATGAAAATTTCGATAAAATTGAATCGCTTTATGATTATGATATTTCATTAAACATGATATATTGTAGATTTCATGGCAAAATTGTAGAATTCATGAAAAATCAAAAAAAGTCTTAA
- a CDS encoding metal ABC transporter substrate-binding protein: MFKKILVLSILASSVLFAKLTVTTTIYPLYSVVKEVGGKNVVLNNLIPFGTEPHDFEPNPKSMALLSKSDLFITSGKVMEPWSTKVVKSMEIADKTFDMSKHVKLVAHKEFEDGKVYDPHYWLSFDNYIKMIKNVESLLIKKDPANKKSYEKNSDAYLKEITALQTKYQTLKTCKNKKVIVNHDAFGYLANDYGITQYSISGMSPDEEPSAKQIAELIKIVKKENIHTVFFEEFASDKIAKTIADEANVKTDELSPVENITEKQNEENVGFVTIMTENLAKLKDAMNCQ; the protein is encoded by the coding sequence ATGTTTAAGAAAATTTTAGTATTAAGTATATTAGCATCGTCAGTTTTGTTTGCTAAATTAACAGTTACAACAACTATATATCCATTATATAGTGTAGTTAAAGAAGTTGGTGGGAAAAATGTTGTTCTAAATAATTTAATTCCATTTGGAACAGAGCCCCATGACTTTGAACCAAATCCAAAAAGTATGGCACTTTTATCAAAAAGTGATTTATTTATAACTAGTGGTAAAGTTATGGAACCTTGGAGTACAAAAGTAGTAAAATCAATGGAAATAGCTGATAAAACATTTGATATGAGCAAACATGTAAAACTAGTAGCCCACAAAGAGTTTGAAGATGGTAAAGTTTATGATCCTCATTATTGGTTAAGTTTTGATAACTATATCAAAATGATAAAAAATGTTGAATCACTTTTAATCAAAAAAGACCCAGCAAATAAAAAAAGTTATGAAAAAAATTCAGATGCTTATCTTAAAGAAATAACTGCTTTACAAACTAAATATCAGACATTAAAAACTTGCAAAAATAAAAAAGTTATTGTAAATCACGATGCTTTTGGGTATTTAGCAAACGATTATGGAATAACACAATATTCTATTTCTGGTATGTCACCTGATGAAGAACCATCAGCTAAACAAATTGCCGAACTTATTAAAATAGTAAAAAAAGAAAATATTCATACAGTATTTTTTGAAGAGTTTGCAAGTGATAAAATCGCAAAAACAATTGCTGATGAAGCAAATGTTAAAACAGATGAACTAAGCCCTGTTGAAAATATAACAGAAAAACAAAATGAAGAAAATGTTGGTTTTGTTACTATCATGACAGAAAACTTAGCTAAATTGAAGGATGCAATGAATTGTCAATAA
- a CDS encoding AAA family ATPase, translating into MIIIPQTKGGVGKSTVAMQVIAPYLYKKHGKKITYIEIDDENNDSQSFTTTQIVNKRMLRTNKVSDLDELILMDDNHEIIIDVGGNKTSSLVLEEIKKVGSFGNLKWIIPLGDGELDGKNAIATMKKIRKIEQSPDENIIFALNRAISMEKDYVEEQFINFFGHKYLASNTVMYDFMKDPKYFTVKNDKVITMSRYLGSTVWEMAHNNTDFREKALKAKEAGDVASAKKYIFFRRVQSEAQDYVLNVLNPIFKDLDKWLEKK; encoded by the coding sequence ATGATTATTATTCCTCAAACTAAAGGTGGCGTTGGAAAATCAACAGTTGCTATGCAAGTAATAGCTCCATATTTATATAAAAAGCATGGAAAAAAGATTACTTACATAGAAATTGATGATGAGAATAATGATAGTCAATCATTTACAACAACTCAAATAGTAAATAAAAGAATGTTAAGAACAAACAAAGTAAGTGATTTGGATGAGCTTATTTTAATGGATGATAATCATGAAATAATTATAGATGTTGGTGGAAATAAGACTTCATCATTAGTTTTAGAAGAGATTAAAAAAGTGGGTTCTTTTGGGAATTTGAAATGGATTATTCCTTTAGGTGATGGTGAGCTTGATGGAAAAAATGCAATTGCAACTATGAAAAAAATAAGAAAAATAGAACAAAGTCCTGATGAAAATATTATATTTGCCTTAAATCGTGCAATATCTATGGAAAAAGATTATGTGGAAGAACAATTTATAAATTTCTTTGGACATAAATATTTAGCTTCAAATACGGTAATGTATGATTTTATGAAGGACCCAAAATACTTTACAGTTAAAAATGATAAAGTAATTACTATGAGCAGATACCTAGGTAGTACAGTTTGGGAAATGGCACATAATAATACTGATTTTAGGGAAAAAGCTTTAAAAGCCAAAGAAGCTGGTGATGTTGCAAGTGCAAAAAAATATATATTTTTTAGAAGAGTACAATCTGAAGCACAAGATTATGTTTTAAATGTATTAAATCCAATCTTTAAAGACTTGGATAAATGGTTAGAAAAAAAATAA